One Actinosynnema pretiosum DNA segment encodes these proteins:
- the lipA gene encoding lipoyl synthase has product MTVVPEGRKLLRLEVRNSQTPIEKKPSWIKTRAKMGPEYRDLKGLVKREGLHTVCEEAGCPNIYECWEDREATFLIGGEQCTRRCDFCQIDTGKPADLDRDEPRRVAESVQAMGLRYSTVTGVARDDLADGGAWLYAETVRQIHALNPGTGVELLIPDFNAVPEQLAEVFDSRPEVLAHNLETVPRIFKRIRPAFRYERSLEVITRAREAGLVTKSNLILGMGETPEEVAEALRDLHAAGCEIITITQYLRPSPRHHPVERWVKPEEFVVHKETAEEIGFSGVMAGPLVRSSYRAGRLYAQAVTKRGDTLPENLEHLLQAGDAAQEVSALLSAR; this is encoded by the coding sequence GTGACCGTCGTACCTGAGGGTCGGAAGCTGCTGCGGCTGGAAGTGCGCAACAGCCAGACGCCGATCGAGAAGAAGCCCTCGTGGATCAAGACCCGCGCGAAGATGGGCCCGGAGTACCGGGACCTGAAGGGTCTGGTCAAACGCGAGGGCCTGCACACGGTCTGCGAGGAGGCCGGGTGCCCCAACATCTACGAGTGCTGGGAAGACCGCGAGGCGACCTTCCTCATCGGCGGTGAGCAGTGCACCCGCCGGTGCGACTTCTGCCAGATCGACACCGGCAAGCCCGCCGACCTCGACCGCGACGAGCCCCGCCGGGTCGCCGAGTCCGTGCAGGCCATGGGCCTGCGCTACTCGACGGTCACGGGCGTGGCCCGCGACGACCTGGCCGACGGCGGCGCGTGGCTGTACGCGGAGACCGTGCGGCAGATCCACGCGCTGAACCCCGGCACCGGCGTCGAGCTGCTGATCCCGGACTTCAACGCGGTGCCCGAGCAGCTGGCCGAGGTGTTCGACTCCCGGCCCGAGGTGCTCGCGCACAACCTGGAGACCGTGCCGCGCATCTTCAAGCGCATCCGCCCGGCGTTCCGCTACGAGCGGTCCCTGGAGGTGATCACCCGCGCCCGCGAGGCCGGTCTGGTCACCAAGTCCAACCTGATCCTGGGCATGGGCGAGACCCCGGAGGAGGTCGCCGAGGCGCTGCGCGACCTGCACGCGGCGGGCTGCGAGATCATCACGATCACGCAGTACCTGCGCCCCTCCCCCCGGCACCACCCGGTCGAGCGCTGGGTGAAGCCGGAGGAGTTCGTGGTGCACAAGGAGACCGCCGAGGAGATCGGCTTCAGCGGCGTCATGGCCGGGCCGCTGGTGCGCTCCTCCTACCGGGCCGGGCGGCTGTACGCCCAGGCCGTGACCAAGCGCGGCGACACCCTCCCGGAGAACCTGGAGCACCTCCTCCAGGCCGGTGACGCCGCGCAGGAGGTCAGCGCGCTGCTCTCGGCTCGCTGA
- a CDS encoding serine hydrolase yields the protein MPVTRRGLLRATGIAGAALLVGGRASARPGARGPWLDWLADNRERVAAVVDPGAGPALAHRPHAPQPLGTAIAPLHLAAHELSGATGPVPVADWDRHHLGLDGGAHASALADLGITSTDGATADDPHHPVDLDDLASALVRRGDGAAADLLLHRLGEPALRAAAVRLGWPDAPVASALDHRVRLVLGRDAPGHLTDPRVRLEVLGRLPQAPSAYEGLRPWARTTWRGTADGLGRAHRALATDPGLPRCRAWLGAGREAPAGVLGVGLAGGALPGVLAVGGHARFADGRTGVVAVLLAEVPQERHAAARGFEDLVLGALLDGAVLADLRAALA from the coding sequence GTGCCCGTCACCAGACGCGGTCTGCTGCGCGCCACCGGCATCGCCGGGGCCGCCCTGCTCGTGGGCGGGAGGGCGAGCGCCCGGCCGGGGGCGCGCGGCCCCTGGCTGGACTGGCTGGCCGACAACCGGGAGCGCGTGGCCGCCGTGGTCGACCCCGGCGCCGGTCCCGCCCTCGCGCACCGCCCGCACGCGCCGCAGCCGCTCGGGACCGCGATCGCGCCGCTGCACCTGGCCGCGCACGAGCTGTCGGGCGCGACCGGGCCGGTCCCGGTGGCCGACTGGGACCGCCACCACCTCGGCCTGGACGGCGGCGCGCACGCGTCCGCGCTGGCCGACCTCGGCATCACCTCCACCGACGGCGCGACCGCCGACGACCCGCACCACCCGGTGGACCTGGACGACCTGGCGTCCGCGCTGGTCAGGCGGGGTGACGGCGCGGCGGCGGACCTGCTGCTGCACCGGCTGGGCGAGCCCGCGCTGCGGGCGGCGGCGGTCCGGCTGGGCTGGCCGGACGCCCCGGTGGCCAGCGCCCTGGACCACCGGGTGCGCCTGGTGCTGGGCCGGGACGCGCCGGGGCACCTGACCGATCCGAGGGTGCGGCTGGAGGTGCTCGGCAGGCTCCCGCAGGCCCCGAGCGCGTACGAGGGCCTGCGGCCGTGGGCGCGCACGACGTGGCGCGGCACCGCCGACGGCCTGGGCCGGGCGCACCGGGCGCTGGCCACCGATCCGGGACTCCCGCGCTGCCGCGCCTGGCTGGGGGCCGGGCGGGAGGCGCCTGCGGGCGTGCTGGGCGTCGGCCTCGCGGGCGGCGCGCTGCCGGGCGTGCTCGCGGTGGGCGGGCACGCGCGCTTCGCGGACGGCCGCACGGGCGTCGTGGCGGTCCTGCTGGCGGAGGTGCCGCAGGAGCGGCACGCGGCGGCGCGGGGGTTCGAGGACCTGGTCCTGGGCGCGCTGCTGGACGGCGCGGTGCTCGCCGACCTGCGCGCCGCGCTGGCCTGA
- a CDS encoding nuclear transport factor 2 family protein has translation MDNDPELTFRRLLDLLLAKDMDAVADLWAVDGTAEFPFAEAGSPTRLEGREQVRAYLAGYPDLVDVAEIPELVVHRTADPSTAVVEFTAVGRTTATGAPYRLDYVSIVTVVDGLFTAYRDYWSPVAAARATGGLGDLVAALDREATA, from the coding sequence GTGGACAACGACCCGGAGCTGACCTTCCGCCGACTGCTCGACCTCCTGCTGGCCAAGGACATGGACGCCGTGGCGGACCTGTGGGCCGTGGACGGGACCGCCGAGTTCCCGTTCGCCGAGGCGGGCTCCCCGACCCGCCTCGAGGGCCGCGAGCAGGTGCGCGCCTACCTGGCCGGCTACCCCGACCTGGTGGACGTCGCCGAGATCCCCGAGCTGGTCGTGCACCGCACGGCCGACCCGAGCACGGCGGTGGTCGAGTTCACCGCCGTCGGCCGCACGACCGCGACCGGAGCCCCCTACCGGCTCGACTACGTCTCCATCGTCACCGTGGTGGACGGCCTCTTCACCGCCTACCGCGACTACTGGAGCCCCGTCGCCGCCGCGCGGGCCACGGGCGGGCTGGGCGACCTGGTCGCCGCGCTCGACCGCGAGGCGACCGCGTGA
- a CDS encoding helix-turn-helix transcriptional regulator encodes MSARELAGFLRARRESLGPAQVGLRRAPSTRTPGLRREEVAGLAGVTVNYYERVEQGRAPHPSPQVLDALGAALRLTGAEREHLARLAGHAPVGEEPEPGVPGAVRTLLDGLGATPAYAVAPALDVVAWNAAAVALFTDFGALPARERGLAALSRRFGGTLCGEVEPGAFAERAAADLRAAAVRFPGLGTARVAEEFGAHSPEFAAAWAARDVRERPVVRKVVAHPVVGRLELDVHLLVVPGHDLRVALHTAPPGSASAERLARLAPAR; translated from the coding sequence ATGAGCGCGCGTGAGCTGGCCGGGTTCCTGCGGGCCCGGCGGGAGTCGTTGGGACCGGCGCAGGTCGGGCTGCGGCGGGCGCCGTCGACCAGGACGCCGGGGTTGCGGCGCGAGGAGGTCGCCGGGCTGGCCGGGGTGACGGTCAACTACTACGAGCGGGTCGAGCAGGGGCGGGCCCCGCACCCGTCGCCGCAGGTGCTGGACGCGCTGGGCGCGGCGCTGCGGCTGACCGGGGCCGAGCGGGAGCACCTGGCGCGGTTGGCCGGGCACGCGCCCGTGGGCGAGGAGCCGGAACCGGGGGTGCCGGGCGCGGTGCGCACGCTGCTGGACGGGCTGGGGGCGACGCCCGCCTACGCGGTGGCGCCCGCGCTGGACGTGGTGGCCTGGAACGCGGCGGCGGTGGCGCTGTTCACCGACTTCGGCGCGCTGCCCGCGCGCGAGCGGGGGCTGGCGGCGCTGTCCCGGCGGTTCGGCGGGACGCTGTGCGGCGAGGTCGAGCCCGGCGCGTTCGCCGAGCGGGCGGCGGCCGACCTGCGCGCGGCGGCCGTGCGGTTCCCCGGACTGGGCACGGCGCGGGTGGCCGAGGAGTTCGGTGCGCACAGCCCGGAGTTCGCCGCCGCGTGGGCGGCCCGCGACGTGCGGGAGCGGCCGGTGGTGCGCAAGGTCGTGGCGCACCCGGTGGTGGGGCGGCTGGAGCTGGACGTGCACCTGCTCGTGGTGCCCGGCCACGACCTGCGGGTCGCGCTGCACACCGCGCCGCCGGGCAGCGCGAGCGCCGAGCGGCTGGCCCGACTGGCCCCCGCGCGGTGA
- a CDS encoding phosphatase PAP2 family protein: MRSPSTAWQALAGLVLLGCSAVLGLLVRGAPAPGVDVALHDAALGLGSWVVLPATVVSLVLSPGLATIALVSLVARAVIARDPLVARFAVLLAVCWATVWARYGYRRIRPIEYPQWSYPSGHVTAVTAVAFTAAVVCAALARRHLRPVVALGVLAVLLTATSRVVLEMHWFTDTVGAVLATTGAGLLCCAALRLPPRPVVAGPG, from the coding sequence GTGCGGTCGCCCTCCACGGCCTGGCAGGCGCTGGCCGGGCTGGTGCTGCTCGGGTGCTCGGCGGTGCTCGGGCTGCTGGTGCGGGGCGCGCCCGCGCCGGGGGTGGACGTGGCGCTGCACGACGCGGCGCTGGGGCTCGGGTCCTGGGTCGTGCTGCCCGCGACGGTGGTCAGCCTGGTGCTGAGCCCAGGGCTGGCCACGATCGCGCTGGTCTCCCTGGTGGCGCGGGCGGTGATCGCCCGCGACCCGCTGGTGGCGCGGTTCGCGGTGCTGCTGGCGGTGTGCTGGGCGACCGTGTGGGCCCGGTACGGGTACCGGCGGATCCGGCCGATCGAGTACCCGCAGTGGAGCTACCCGAGCGGGCACGTCACGGCGGTGACGGCGGTGGCGTTCACCGCCGCGGTGGTGTGCGCGGCCCTGGCCCGCCGCCACCTGCGCCCGGTGGTGGCGCTCGGGGTGCTGGCGGTGCTGCTGACGGCGACCAGCCGGGTGGTGCTGGAGATGCACTGGTTCACCGACACGGTCGGGGCGGTGCTGGCCACCACCGGGGCCGGGCTGCTGTGCTGCGCGGCGCTGCGGCTGCCCCCGCGGCCGGTGGTGGCCGGGCCCGGCTAG
- a CDS encoding oxidoreductase, whose translation MAKWTEVDIPDQAGRTALVTGANSGLGLRTAEVLAARGARVLLACRSRERGLAAVERVSRHGEAELVRLDLGELASVRAAAERVLELTGGGLDLLVNNAGLMAPPLARTADGFESQFGVNHLGHAALTWLLVPALRARAGARVVTVSSVAHRLGGLDLADPNFEVRRYAPWVGYGQSKLANLLFARELDRRLRLSGADVTSVAAHPGVSRTELSSTMAKAHRNALVDWAGKITDALSQSPAAGALPQLYAATAPLVTGGGYYGPDGFGGFWGHPAPARSTAAGRDGLAAARLWDLTAELTGVAPDPA comes from the coding sequence ATGGCCAAGTGGACCGAAGTCGACATCCCCGACCAGGCAGGGCGCACCGCGCTGGTGACCGGCGCGAACTCCGGCCTGGGCCTGCGCACCGCCGAGGTGCTGGCCGCCAGGGGCGCCAGGGTGCTGCTGGCCTGCCGCTCCCGCGAGCGCGGCCTGGCCGCCGTCGAGCGGGTCTCCCGGCACGGCGAGGCCGAGCTCGTGCGGCTGGACCTGGGCGAGCTGGCGTCGGTGCGCGCCGCCGCCGAGCGGGTCCTGGAGCTGACCGGCGGCGGGCTGGACCTGCTGGTCAACAACGCGGGCCTGATGGCCCCGCCGCTCGCCCGCACCGCCGACGGGTTCGAGTCGCAGTTCGGCGTCAACCACCTGGGGCACGCCGCGCTGACCTGGCTGCTGGTGCCCGCGCTGCGGGCCCGCGCAGGCGCCCGCGTGGTGACCGTGTCGTCCGTCGCGCACCGGTTGGGCGGGCTGGACCTGGCGGACCCGAACTTCGAGGTGCGCCGCTACGCCCCGTGGGTCGGCTACGGCCAGTCCAAGCTCGCCAACCTGCTGTTCGCGCGGGAGCTGGACCGGCGGCTGAGGCTGTCCGGCGCGGACGTGACCTCCGTCGCTGCGCACCCCGGCGTCTCGCGGACCGAGCTCAGCTCGACCATGGCCAAGGCGCACCGGAACGCGCTGGTCGACTGGGCGGGCAAGATCACCGACGCGCTCTCCCAGTCCCCGGCCGCGGGCGCGTTGCCGCAGCTCTACGCGGCCACCGCGCCACTGGTGACCGGCGGCGGCTACTACGGCCCCGACGGGTTCGGCGGCTTCTGGGGCCACCCGGCGCCCGCGCGGTCGACGGCGGCGGGCCGCGACGGCCTCGCGGCGGCCCGGTTGTGGGACCTGACGGCCGAGTTGACGGGCGTCGCGCCCGACCCCGCGTGA
- a CDS encoding saccharopine dehydrogenase family protein, translating into MTWMVYGANGYTGALIAELAVARGERPVLAGRNGHKVAAAAQRLGLEHRVFPLADAGAHLDGVDAVVNCAGPFSATWRPLVDACLRTRTHYLDITGEIDVFEGIAALDAEARRAGVVLLPGVGFDVVPTDCIAALLHHALPGATHLDLAFLSGGGPSAGTAATAVEGAAGGGRARVDGELRSVPLGHRRRVAGFRSGARDVLAIPWGDVSTAHRSTGIPNITTFTTFPPLLAKAHGVFQPLLALRPARQVAKALVRRIGGPSPAARDTSRSEVWGEVRDARGTRVEASLTTPNAYALTADSAVRAIGRLPDVEPGVHTPSSAFGAHYALELDDVVLSEPRAAR; encoded by the coding sequence ATGACGTGGATGGTCTACGGCGCCAACGGGTACACCGGGGCGCTCATCGCCGAGCTCGCCGTCGCGCGAGGCGAACGACCGGTGCTCGCGGGGCGGAACGGCCACAAGGTCGCCGCCGCCGCGCAGCGCCTCGGACTGGAGCACCGGGTGTTCCCCCTCGCCGACGCGGGGGCGCACCTGGACGGGGTCGACGCGGTCGTGAACTGCGCGGGGCCGTTCTCGGCCACCTGGCGCCCCCTGGTCGACGCCTGCCTGCGCACGAGGACGCACTACCTGGACATCACCGGCGAGATCGACGTGTTCGAGGGCATCGCCGCCCTCGACGCCGAGGCGAGGCGGGCGGGTGTGGTCCTGCTGCCCGGCGTCGGCTTCGACGTCGTCCCCACCGACTGCATCGCCGCCCTGCTGCACCACGCCCTGCCCGGCGCCACCCACCTCGACCTGGCGTTCCTGAGCGGCGGCGGCCCCAGCGCGGGCACCGCCGCCACCGCCGTCGAGGGCGCGGCGGGCGGCGGCAGGGCGCGGGTCGACGGGGAGCTGCGCTCGGTGCCGCTCGGGCACCGCCGCCGGGTCGCCGGGTTCCGCTCGGGCGCGCGGGACGTGCTCGCGATCCCCTGGGGCGACGTCAGCACCGCCCACCGCTCCACCGGCATCCCGAACATCACCACGTTCACCACGTTCCCGCCGCTGCTCGCGAAGGCCCACGGCGTCTTCCAGCCGCTGCTCGCGCTGCGCCCGGCCCGCCAGGTGGCGAAGGCGCTGGTCAGGCGGATCGGCGGCCCGTCACCGGCGGCGCGCGACACCAGCCGCAGCGAGGTGTGGGGCGAGGTGCGGGACGCGCGGGGGACCAGGGTCGAGGCCTCGCTCACCACCCCGAACGCGTACGCCCTGACCGCGGACAGCGCGGTCAGGGCGATCGGGCGGCTGCCGGACGTCGAGCCCGGCGTGCACACGCCGTCCAGCGCCTTCGGCGCGCACTACGCGCTGGAGCTGGACGACGTGGTGCTCAGCGAGCCGAGAGCAGCGCGCTGA
- the lipB gene encoding lipoyl(octanoyl) transferase LipB — protein sequence MSSTDSSCRAENTPFDVRELGTIEYQAAWDLQRELASARADGTATDTLLLLEHPPVYTCGRRTEADERPRGGDTPVIDVDRGGKITWHGPGQLVGYPIVGLAEPLDVVQYVRRVEQALIHVCDQLGVPTGRVEGRSGVWIAADERGPERKVAAIGIRVQRGVTMHGFEINCNASLDAFADIIPCGIRDAGVASLSHELGRDVTVAEVLPLARAAVIDALNGDLPLTDRTLARPEPSAPGITFAVQGA from the coding sequence GTGAGCAGCACCGACTCCTCCTGCCGCGCCGAGAACACCCCCTTCGACGTGCGCGAACTGGGCACCATCGAGTACCAGGCCGCCTGGGACCTCCAGCGGGAGCTCGCCTCCGCCCGCGCGGACGGCACCGCCACCGACACCCTCCTGCTGCTGGAGCACCCCCCGGTGTACACCTGCGGCAGGCGGACCGAGGCCGACGAGCGCCCGAGGGGCGGCGACACCCCGGTCATCGACGTCGACCGCGGCGGCAAGATCACCTGGCACGGGCCCGGCCAGCTCGTCGGCTACCCGATCGTGGGGCTGGCCGAGCCGCTGGACGTGGTCCAGTACGTGCGGCGGGTCGAGCAGGCCCTCATCCACGTGTGCGACCAGCTCGGCGTGCCCACCGGTCGGGTGGAGGGGCGCAGCGGGGTGTGGATCGCGGCCGACGAGCGCGGTCCGGAGCGCAAGGTCGCCGCGATCGGCATCCGGGTGCAGCGCGGCGTGACCATGCACGGGTTCGAGATCAACTGCAACGCCTCGCTGGACGCGTTCGCCGACATCATCCCGTGCGGCATCCGGGACGCGGGCGTCGCCTCGCTCTCGCACGAGCTGGGCCGGGACGTGACCGTGGCCGAGGTGCTGCCGCTGGCGAGGGCCGCCGTGATCGACGCGCTGAACGGCGACCTGCCGCTGACCGACCGCACACTGGCCCGCCCCGAGCCGTCAGCGCCGGGCATCACCTTCGCGGTGCAGGGCGCCTGA
- a CDS encoding Rossmann-fold NAD(P)-binding domain-containing protein, producing the protein MSVVVIGASGTTGRALTALLEAGGTPFRRASRTPAPGATRFDWHDPSTHRGLLDGATAVYAVPPPTTGDPLPAVRPLLDLARRTGLPRLVLLGSLAVLPDAPGAAELEAEVRGTPGWSVLRPAGFMQNLTGAHPLAARVRERGELLSASGDGRVGWIDARDVAAAAHAALLADRTEAEHRLTGPRALSYPEVARIITERTGRAVEVVEVSAPELAGHFRAAGMPAPFADRLARYNAAIRDGGEGELTDGVTRLTGRAPRPFAGFVDDHRAEWATG; encoded by the coding sequence GTGAGCGTGGTGGTGATCGGCGCGAGCGGCACCACCGGCCGGGCCCTCACCGCCCTGCTGGAGGCGGGCGGCACCCCGTTCCGGCGGGCGAGCCGCACCCCGGCCCCCGGCGCGACCCGGTTCGACTGGCACGACCCGAGCACCCACCGCGGGCTCCTGGACGGCGCGACCGCCGTCTACGCCGTCCCGCCGCCCACCACCGGCGACCCGCTGCCCGCCGTGCGCCCGCTGCTCGACCTGGCCCGCCGCACCGGCCTGCCCAGGCTCGTGCTGCTCGGCTCCCTCGCGGTCCTGCCGGACGCCCCCGGCGCCGCCGAGCTGGAGGCCGAGGTGCGCGGGACCCCCGGCTGGTCCGTGCTGCGGCCCGCCGGGTTCATGCAGAACCTCACCGGCGCGCACCCGCTGGCCGCGCGGGTGCGCGAGCGCGGCGAGCTGCTGTCGGCGAGCGGCGACGGCCGGGTCGGCTGGATCGACGCGCGGGACGTGGCCGCCGCCGCGCACGCCGCCCTCCTCGCCGACCGGACCGAGGCCGAGCACCGGCTCACCGGGCCGAGGGCGCTCAGCTACCCGGAGGTCGCGCGGATCATCACCGAGCGGACCGGGCGGGCCGTGGAGGTGGTGGAGGTGTCCGCCCCCGAGCTGGCCGGGCACTTCCGGGCCGCCGGGATGCCCGCGCCGTTCGCCGACCGCCTCGCCCGCTACAACGCCGCGATCCGCGACGGCGGCGAGGGGGAGCTGACCGACGGCGTCACCCGGCTCACCGGTCGCGCGCCGCGCCCGTTCGCCGGGTTCGTCGACGACCACCGCGCGGAGTGGGCCACCGGCTAG
- a CDS encoding TIGR01777 family oxidoreductase → MRVVIAGSSGLIGTSLVAALRAGGHDVLRLVRRRPAAPDERFWDPPSAKIDEGTLERVDAVVNLCGAGVGDRRWNDARKQVLLDSRTTPTEVLAAAVVQHRVPVLVNASAVGFYGDTGEALVDEGTPSGTGFLAALCREWEGATRQAEEAGVRVVKLRTGLVISPSGGLFGKLKPLFSFGLGGRLGSGRQYMPWIALDDVVAAVVHVLETGTVGGPVNLTAPSPVTNAEFTRTLGHALRRPTPWVVPPFALKAVLGGLAEEGVLAGQRAVPKALERSGFTFLHPALGSAVAAAITPR, encoded by the coding sequence ATGCGCGTGGTCATCGCTGGTTCCTCGGGTCTCATCGGCACTTCTCTGGTGGCGGCGCTGCGCGCGGGTGGTCACGACGTGCTCCGGCTGGTGCGGCGCAGGCCCGCCGCGCCGGACGAGCGGTTCTGGGACCCGCCCTCGGCGAAGATCGACGAGGGGACGCTGGAGCGGGTCGACGCCGTGGTGAACCTGTGCGGGGCCGGGGTCGGGGACCGCCGGTGGAACGACGCGCGCAAGCAGGTCCTGCTGGACAGCCGCACCACGCCCACCGAGGTGCTGGCCGCCGCCGTCGTGCAGCACCGGGTGCCGGTGCTGGTGAACGCGAGCGCGGTCGGGTTCTACGGCGACACCGGTGAGGCGCTGGTCGACGAGGGAACCCCGTCCGGGACCGGGTTCCTGGCCGCGCTGTGCCGCGAGTGGGAGGGCGCCACCCGGCAGGCCGAGGAGGCCGGGGTGCGCGTGGTGAAGCTGCGCACCGGGCTGGTGATCAGCCCGTCGGGCGGGCTGTTCGGCAAGCTCAAGCCGCTGTTCTCGTTCGGGCTGGGCGGCAGGCTCGGGTCCGGGCGGCAGTACATGCCGTGGATCGCGCTGGACGACGTGGTCGCGGCCGTCGTGCACGTGCTGGAGACCGGGACCGTGGGCGGCCCGGTGAACCTGACCGCGCCGAGCCCGGTGACCAACGCCGAGTTCACCCGCACGCTCGGGCACGCGCTGCGCCGGCCGACGCCGTGGGTGGTGCCGCCGTTCGCGCTGAAGGCGGTGCTGGGCGGGCTGGCCGAGGAGGGCGTGCTGGCGGGGCAGCGGGCGGTGCCGAAGGCGCTGGAGCGGTCCGGTTTCACGTTCCTGCACCCGGCGCTCGGGTCCGCCGTCGCCGCCGCGATCACCCCCCGGTAG
- a CDS encoding LLM class F420-dependent oxidoreductase produces the protein MELRIFTEPQQGAGYDDLLRVARAAEAAGYGAFFRSDHYLKMGSVDGLPGPTDPWITFAGLARDTTTIRLGTLMTAATFRYPGPLAISVAQVDQMSGGRVEFGLGAGWYEEEHTAYGIPFPSVRERFDRYAEQLEIITGLWATPVGEDYTFQGDHYRLIDAPALPKPVQDRVPVLIGGKGAKRTPALAAKHATEFNLPFVDVEFAAEQFARVDQACRDIGRDPAEITRSAALVAAIGRDDAEVARRAAAIGRDVDELKANGLAGTPAEVVDRLGQWRERTGVSRVYLQLLDLADLDHLELAAAEIAPQLRG, from the coding sequence GTGGAACTCCGGATCTTCACCGAACCCCAGCAGGGCGCGGGCTACGACGACCTGCTCCGCGTCGCCCGCGCCGCCGAAGCCGCAGGGTACGGGGCGTTCTTCCGCTCCGACCACTACCTGAAGATGGGCTCGGTGGACGGCCTGCCCGGCCCCACCGACCCGTGGATCACCTTCGCGGGCCTGGCCCGCGACACCACGACCATCCGCCTCGGCACGCTCATGACCGCCGCCACCTTCCGCTACCCCGGCCCGCTGGCCATCAGCGTCGCCCAGGTCGACCAGATGTCCGGGGGCCGCGTCGAGTTCGGCCTCGGCGCCGGGTGGTACGAGGAGGAGCACACCGCCTACGGCATCCCGTTCCCGAGCGTGCGGGAGCGGTTCGACCGGTACGCCGAGCAGCTGGAGATCATCACCGGCCTGTGGGCCACCCCGGTCGGCGAGGACTACACCTTCCAGGGCGACCACTACCGGCTGATCGACGCCCCGGCGCTGCCCAAGCCCGTGCAGGACCGGGTGCCGGTGCTGATCGGCGGCAAGGGCGCCAAGCGCACGCCCGCGCTCGCCGCCAAGCACGCCACCGAGTTCAACCTGCCGTTCGTGGACGTCGAGTTCGCGGCCGAGCAGTTCGCCCGCGTCGACCAGGCGTGCCGCGACATCGGCCGCGACCCGGCGGAGATCACCCGCTCGGCGGCGCTGGTCGCGGCGATCGGCCGGGACGACGCGGAGGTCGCCCGCAGGGCCGCCGCGATCGGGCGCGACGTCGACGAGCTGAAGGCCAACGGCCTGGCGGGCACGCCCGCCGAGGTCGTGGACCGGCTCGGGCAGTGGCGGGAGCGCACCGGCGTCAGCCGGGTGTACCTCCAGCTGCTCGACCTGGCGGACCTGGACCACCTGGAGCTGGCGGCGGCGGAGATCGCGCCGCAGCTGAGGGGCTGA